A genomic segment from Melanotaenia boesemani isolate fMelBoe1 chromosome 9, fMelBoe1.pri, whole genome shotgun sequence encodes:
- the LOC121646580 gene encoding toll/interleukin-1 receptor domain-containing adapter protein: MHGWLQKLFKSRGALSTQREKDDEITKTSVTSLSVSSSSTLSLHSSATALSKTQQLQTALRSDLRWKRKYDVFVCHSSAHRDIEEATRLVLFLEAAPHILRCFLWQRDACPGAAIHTEFCQAVQDSHIQALLITPSFVQDHWCKYMMHQVLAEGPMSNRLIPMLQNLAHSQYPQELKFYYYIDLSKNPDQGYSIVRKTVLTYLEDLIKKFKDVSGHSDGGLDEEGSSKKGELSKYEPTGTSFPLEVMQRRDESFRDICCDHN; this comes from the exons GTTGGCTTCAAAAGCTCTTTAAATCAAGAGGAGCTTTGTCAACACAACGTGAAAAAGACGATGAAATCACCAAAACCTCAGTGACATCTCTCAGCGTATCATCTTCATCGACTTTATCACTACATTCTTCAGCAACAGCGCTATCTAAAACACAACAGCTGCAAACTGCTCTGAGATCTGACCTGAGATGGAAACGGAAatatgatgtgtttgtgtgccacAGTTCTGCCCACAGAGACATTGAAGAGGCCACACGCCTTGTGTTGTTCCTTGAGGCTGCACCCCACATTCTCAGGTGCTTTTTATGGCAGAGGGATGCTTGTCCAGGAGCTGCTATCCATACAGAATTTTGCCAGGCTGTGCAGGATAGCCACATACAGGCTCTGCTTATCACACCCAGCTTTGTGCAGGATCATTGGTGCAAATATATGATGCACCAGGTTCTAGCAGAGGGGCCTATGTCTAATAGATTGATCCCCATGCTTCAGAACCTGGCACACTCGCAGTACCCACAGGAACTAAAGTTCTACTACTACATTGACCTGAGCAAGAACCCAGACCAAGGCTATAGTATTGTCAGGAAGACTGTGCTTACAT aCCTGGAGGATCTGATTAAAAAATTCAAAGATGTTTCGGGCCACTCAGACGGGGGCTTAGATGAAGAAGGCAGCTCAAAAAAAGGAGAACTGTCCAAGTATGAACCCACTGGGACTTCTTTTCCGCTGGAAGTGATGCAGAGAAGGGATGAAAGCTTTAGAGACATTTGCTGTGATCATAATTGA